Proteins found in one Arthrobacter pascens genomic segment:
- the tilS gene encoding tRNA lysidine(34) synthetase TilS: MVRDALAQAGYPAHVLVACSGGPDSLALASVAAYFARRGHVDGHPVTVGAVVVDHQLQDGSPQVAAQTADALKELGLSPVDVLTVTVASTGMGPEAAARDARHSALESAAAQQGAAAILLGHTLDDQAEQVLLGLARGSGTRSLAGMRPARGILLRPFLGLRRADTLEICDVEELQPWHDPSNADPAFARSRTRVEVLPLLEEKLGPGVAESLARTASILQLDADYLEDVAESTFAALAERSGPELSLPEEALADLAPAIRFRVIAKAAAVVGGQQPSYQRLLAAEALLRRQGSAGPVELPGGVSVYRLSLAELDAAGRRAARGVQPDGGATVPREGARCGKLVFRPQKPPQK; this comes from the coding sequence ATGGTTCGGGACGCCCTCGCCCAGGCCGGCTACCCTGCACACGTGCTGGTGGCCTGCAGCGGCGGACCGGATTCGCTGGCCCTGGCCTCAGTGGCTGCCTACTTCGCCCGCCGCGGCCACGTTGACGGGCACCCCGTGACGGTCGGGGCGGTGGTGGTGGATCATCAGCTGCAGGACGGTTCGCCCCAGGTCGCCGCGCAGACTGCGGATGCCCTCAAGGAGCTCGGGCTCTCCCCGGTGGATGTCCTCACCGTGACTGTAGCGAGCACCGGGATGGGTCCGGAGGCAGCCGCAAGGGATGCCCGCCATTCCGCGCTGGAGTCCGCCGCTGCCCAACAGGGAGCAGCTGCCATCCTGCTGGGGCACACCCTGGACGACCAGGCCGAACAGGTCCTGCTGGGCCTTGCACGCGGCTCCGGCACCAGGTCCCTGGCCGGGATGAGGCCTGCCCGTGGGATCCTGCTCCGGCCTTTTCTGGGGCTCCGCCGCGCGGACACCCTGGAGATCTGTGACGTTGAAGAGCTGCAGCCCTGGCATGACCCCAGCAACGCTGATCCGGCATTTGCCCGTTCGCGGACCCGGGTGGAAGTTCTGCCGCTGCTTGAGGAAAAGCTGGGGCCCGGCGTTGCCGAGTCACTGGCACGCACGGCATCCATCCTGCAGCTCGATGCCGACTATCTTGAGGACGTGGCGGAAAGCACCTTTGCCGCCCTGGCAGAGCGTTCCGGACCGGAACTAAGCCTTCCGGAGGAAGCGCTGGCAGACCTGGCGCCGGCCATCAGGTTCCGGGTCATCGCCAAGGCCGCGGCCGTCGTCGGGGGCCAACAGCCCAGCTACCAGCGCCTGCTGGCGGCGGAAGCACTGCTGCGGCGGCAGGGATCCGCCGGTCCAGTTGAGCTCCCCGGCGGCGTGAGCGTCTACCGGCTGTCACTGGCCGAGTTGGACGCCGCTGGCCGGCGCGCTGCACGCGGTGTCCAGCCCGACGGCGGTGCCACCGTTCCCCGTGAAGGCGCCCGCTGTGGGAAGCTAGTATTCCGGCCTCAAAAACCGCCCCAAAAATAG
- a CDS encoding zinc-dependent metalloprotease produces the protein MESTARDSSAPASSTPAQSLINWDLAASTAARLASAGPVLSSAEIGDAVDSLRHLADASVPHVHEITGLEAARDLRDSNVLVVDRANWAKANTQSFAVMLRPAIEKMLESRRGTVSPAAASVSGAITGSQLGAVLAFLSSKVLGQYDPFAALAEGSNAPAGGRLLLVVPNIVAVERELNVTPEDFRLWVCLHEQTHRVQFAAAPWLRHHMLAEIDNLSAHLLGNVDSLMERASAAARSLKDRAATGDTPGRGAILDLLQNPEEKASLSHLTAVMSLLEGHANVVMDAVDENIVPSVKTIRQRFNDRGKDRGVIEKFIRSLLGLDAKMRQYSDGAKFVRGVVDVAGMEGFNRVWESADHLPTEPEIHDAKLWLDRMGL, from the coding sequence ATGGAGTCCACTGCACGTGATTCGTCAGCGCCCGCGTCGTCCACCCCGGCACAGTCCCTGATCAACTGGGACCTCGCCGCCTCCACCGCGGCGCGCCTCGCGTCCGCCGGCCCTGTGTTGAGTTCGGCGGAGATCGGCGACGCCGTGGACAGCCTGCGCCACCTGGCGGATGCTTCTGTCCCGCACGTGCACGAAATCACGGGCTTGGAGGCCGCCCGGGACCTCCGTGACTCAAACGTCCTGGTAGTGGACCGCGCCAACTGGGCCAAGGCCAACACCCAAAGCTTCGCGGTGATGCTCAGGCCCGCTATTGAAAAGATGCTGGAGAGCCGCCGTGGCACGGTCAGCCCTGCGGCCGCCAGCGTCAGCGGCGCCATCACCGGCAGCCAGTTGGGCGCCGTCCTGGCCTTCCTGTCCAGCAAGGTCCTGGGCCAGTACGATCCGTTCGCTGCCTTGGCCGAGGGTTCCAACGCACCGGCTGGCGGACGGCTGCTGCTTGTGGTTCCCAACATCGTCGCCGTGGAGCGCGAGCTCAACGTCACGCCGGAGGATTTCAGGCTGTGGGTCTGCCTGCACGAGCAGACGCACCGGGTGCAGTTCGCTGCGGCGCCGTGGCTCAGGCACCACATGCTGGCGGAGATCGACAACCTCAGCGCGCATCTGTTGGGAAACGTGGACTCCCTGATGGAACGCGCCTCTGCCGCCGCACGCTCCCTCAAGGACCGCGCCGCTACGGGCGACACCCCGGGTCGCGGTGCCATCCTGGACCTCCTGCAGAACCCGGAAGAGAAGGCATCCCTGTCCCACCTGACAGCGGTGATGAGCCTGCTGGAGGGCCACGCTAACGTGGTGATGGACGCCGTGGATGAAAACATTGTGCCGTCCGTAAAGACCATCCGGCAGCGCTTCAATGACCGCGGGAAGGACCGCGGTGTGATCGAAAAGTTCATCCGCAGTCTGCTGGGGCTGGACGCCAAGATGCGCCAGTACTCCGACGGCGCCAAGTTCGTCCGCGGGGTGGTTGACGTGGCCGGGATGGAGGGGTTCAACAGGGTCTGGGAATCCGCGGATCATCTGCCCACCGAACCCGAAATCCACGACGCCAAGCTGTGGCTGGACCGGATGGGCCTCTAA
- a CDS encoding excinuclease ABC subunit UvrA — protein MSTATRTDTQSPALHVADSHDVIRVQGARENNLKDISVDLPKRRLTVFTGVSGSGKSSLVFSTIAAESQRMINETYSAFVQGFMPNLARPEVDHLEGLTTAIIVDQERMGANPRSTVGTATDANAMLRILFSRLGAPYVGPPTAFSFNVPTRKASGVMSTEKSGRVEKSVVQNAVYLGGMCPRCEGMGSVSDFDLSALYDDSKSLGEGALTVPGYSMDGWYGRIFSGAGFNMDKPIAKFTKKELHDLLYKEPTKIKVEGINLTYEGLIPKIQKSMLSKDVEAMQPHIRAFVERAITFQACPECDGTRLSAEARSSKIQGKNIADLCEMQISDLAAWVRELKAPSVAPLLKGLQHLLDSFAEIGLGYLSLERPAGTLSGGEAQRTKMIRHLGSSLTDVTYVFDEPTIGLHPHDIERMNQLLLQLRDKGNTVLVVEHKPETIAIADHVVDLGPGAGTDGGSVCFEGSVEGLRESDTVTGRHLDDRARVRESVRTPAGTLKVRGASTHNLKDVDVDIPLGVLCVVTGVAGSGKSSLIHGSVADRDGVVVIDQGAIKGSRRSNPATYTGLLEPIRKAFGKANGVKPALFSSNSEGACPTCNGAGVIFTELGVMATVESTCEVCEGKRFQASVLEYKLGGRNIAEVLAMSMTEAEVFFGDGEARTPAAHKILDRLVDVGLGYLTLGQPLTTLSGGERQRVKLATQMAERGDVYVLDEPTTGLHLADVQNLLGLLDRLVESGKSVIVIEHHQAVMAHADWIIDLGPGAGHDGGRIIFEGTPADLVAERPTLTGKHLAAYVGT, from the coding sequence ATGAGCACTGCCACGAGGACGGACACGCAGTCGCCTGCGCTGCACGTTGCCGACAGCCACGATGTGATCCGCGTGCAGGGCGCGCGTGAGAACAACCTCAAGGACATCAGCGTCGATCTGCCGAAGCGCCGGCTGACCGTGTTCACCGGCGTCTCTGGTTCGGGCAAGAGTTCGTTGGTGTTCAGCACCATCGCTGCAGAGTCGCAGCGGATGATCAACGAAACCTACAGCGCATTCGTACAGGGCTTCATGCCCAACCTGGCGCGGCCCGAGGTCGACCACCTTGAGGGGCTGACGACGGCGATCATCGTTGACCAGGAGCGGATGGGCGCGAACCCCCGCTCCACAGTGGGCACTGCCACCGATGCCAATGCCATGCTCCGAATCCTCTTCAGCCGGCTGGGCGCCCCCTACGTCGGCCCGCCCACGGCATTCTCGTTCAACGTCCCGACGCGGAAGGCCAGCGGGGTGATGAGCACCGAGAAGAGCGGAAGGGTCGAGAAGAGCGTCGTCCAAAACGCGGTCTATCTGGGCGGCATGTGTCCGCGCTGCGAGGGCATGGGCTCGGTCTCCGACTTCGACCTCTCTGCGCTGTACGACGACAGCAAGTCGCTCGGCGAAGGCGCCCTGACAGTCCCCGGCTACAGCATGGACGGCTGGTACGGCCGCATCTTCAGCGGCGCCGGCTTCAACATGGACAAGCCGATCGCGAAGTTTACCAAGAAGGAACTGCACGACCTTCTCTACAAGGAACCGACCAAAATCAAGGTCGAGGGCATCAACCTCACCTACGAGGGCCTGATCCCGAAAATCCAGAAATCGATGCTCTCCAAGGACGTCGAGGCGATGCAGCCCCACATCCGGGCCTTCGTGGAGCGCGCCATCACGTTTCAGGCCTGCCCCGAATGCGACGGCACAAGGCTCAGCGCGGAGGCCAGATCCTCGAAGATCCAGGGCAAGAACATCGCCGACCTCTGCGAGATGCAGATCAGCGATCTTGCCGCGTGGGTCCGCGAGCTGAAGGCGCCTTCGGTCGCGCCGCTCCTGAAAGGTTTGCAGCACCTGCTCGACTCGTTCGCCGAAATCGGGCTGGGTTACCTGTCGCTGGAGCGGCCGGCGGGCACGCTGTCCGGGGGAGAGGCCCAGCGTACCAAGATGATCCGGCACCTGGGCTCGTCCCTCACGGACGTCACCTACGTCTTTGACGAGCCGACGATCGGTCTGCACCCGCATGACATCGAGCGGATGAACCAGTTGCTGCTGCAGCTGCGCGACAAAGGCAACACCGTGCTGGTTGTCGAGCACAAGCCGGAGACCATCGCCATCGCTGACCACGTGGTTGACCTCGGCCCAGGGGCAGGCACCGACGGCGGCAGCGTCTGCTTCGAAGGAAGCGTGGAGGGGCTGCGGGAAAGCGACACCGTCACCGGCCGCCACCTCGACGACCGGGCCAGGGTCAGGGAATCGGTGCGTACACCGGCCGGCACGCTCAAGGTGCGTGGTGCCTCGACGCACAATCTCAAGGACGTAGACGTCGACATTCCGCTTGGCGTGCTGTGCGTGGTCACAGGTGTTGCGGGTTCGGGCAAGAGCTCCCTGATCCACGGCTCGGTGGCCGACCGCGACGGTGTTGTGGTGATTGACCAGGGCGCCATCAAGGGATCGCGGCGGAGCAACCCCGCGACGTACACGGGCCTCCTCGAACCGATCCGCAAGGCATTCGGGAAGGCCAACGGCGTGAAGCCGGCACTGTTCAGCTCCAACTCAGAAGGTGCATGTCCCACATGCAACGGCGCCGGCGTCATCTTCACCGAGCTGGGCGTTATGGCCACCGTCGAGTCCACCTGCGAGGTCTGCGAGGGCAAGAGGTTCCAGGCGTCAGTATTGGAATATAAGCTGGGCGGCCGCAACATCGCCGAAGTGCTGGCAATGTCGATGACCGAGGCCGAGGTGTTCTTTGGCGACGGTGAGGCCCGGACGCCGGCGGCCCACAAGATCCTCGACCGGCTCGTGGACGTCGGACTCGGCTATCTCACCCTCGGCCAGCCCCTCACAACGCTGTCTGGCGGCGAGCGGCAGCGCGTCAAGCTGGCCACCCAGATGGCAGAGAGGGGCGACGTCTACGTCCTCGACGAGCCCACCACCGGCCTGCACCTCGCCGATGTCCAGAACCTGCTGGGCCTCCTCGACCGCCTGGTGGAGTCCGGCAAATCAGTCATCGTCATCGAACACCACCAGGCGGTCATGGCGCATGCTGACTGGATCATCGACCTGGGTCCCGGCGCGGGGCACGACGGCGGCCGGATCATCTTCGAGGGCACACCCGCAGACCTTGTCGCCGAGCGCCCCACTCTTACCGGCAAGCACCTCGCGGCCTACGTCGGCACCTGA
- the dacB gene encoding D-alanyl-D-alanine carboxypeptidase/D-alanyl-D-alanine endopeptidase, whose product MNETSGPGAVPKALRRLVSRLRQAWPVALLLVLIVALAIPAALVVAPAFMGPEQPAATPGPPSWQQVPATLSPRQGLPPLQDSAPVPLASAVTAQVEPLLKADGGGNFTGLVQDALTGQVLFDRGGSDNRIPASNMKLLTAVAALRAIGPERRFSTKVVAGPSAGQVVLTGGGDVLLRAGESAVDQVMGHAGLATLAASTVAALKQNGTAGEVTVLVDDSLFSGPALNPAWAQGDVEAGEMAPLYPLALNSARFDPAVTTGPRPQDSAVSAAEAFAVQLKTAGAAAGLTVKAGVERFTASRAADSGPPEAVAARPVVLAEVQSATVSQQVDLMLQTSDNYLAEVLGRMAAAATGQPATNDAATATVRAQLTELGIPTDTMRLADVCGLALDNQVSARQFAEVVRAITSGTDTRLRAALAGFPVAGLTGTLDTRYGDDSTSGGAGLVRAKTGTLNSVIALSGYVVDADGRLLVFSFIGNGLRPGADGNKEALDRAATALAACGCS is encoded by the coding sequence ATGAACGAAACATCCGGCCCGGGGGCTGTCCCGAAAGCGCTCCGGCGCCTGGTCAGTCGCCTGCGGCAGGCATGGCCAGTGGCTCTGCTGCTGGTGCTGATCGTGGCCCTCGCCATCCCAGCGGCCCTGGTGGTCGCGCCGGCCTTCATGGGCCCGGAACAGCCTGCCGCCACCCCCGGCCCTCCCTCGTGGCAGCAGGTCCCTGCGACTCTTTCCCCCCGGCAGGGCTTGCCCCCGCTGCAGGATTCAGCGCCAGTTCCGCTCGCGTCCGCCGTCACGGCGCAGGTGGAGCCACTGTTAAAGGCCGACGGCGGCGGCAACTTTACGGGGCTGGTCCAGGACGCGCTCACCGGCCAGGTCCTGTTTGACCGCGGCGGTTCTGACAACAGAATCCCGGCCTCCAACATGAAGCTGCTCACCGCCGTCGCCGCCTTGCGGGCCATCGGGCCAGAGCGGCGGTTCAGCACCAAGGTCGTGGCCGGTCCCTCGGCCGGGCAGGTGGTGCTCACGGGCGGCGGCGACGTCCTTCTGCGTGCCGGTGAGTCGGCGGTGGACCAGGTGATGGGCCACGCGGGACTCGCTACGCTGGCCGCATCCACCGTGGCCGCACTGAAGCAGAACGGAACCGCCGGGGAGGTGACGGTCCTGGTGGACGATTCGCTCTTCAGCGGACCGGCCCTGAACCCGGCCTGGGCGCAAGGGGATGTGGAAGCCGGGGAAATGGCACCGCTGTATCCGCTCGCACTGAACTCTGCCCGCTTTGACCCCGCCGTAACCACCGGTCCCCGCCCGCAGGATTCCGCGGTTTCCGCCGCAGAGGCCTTTGCGGTCCAGCTCAAGACGGCGGGTGCCGCCGCGGGCCTGACGGTAAAAGCCGGCGTCGAACGTTTCACCGCGTCCAGGGCTGCAGATTCAGGGCCTCCAGAAGCGGTTGCCGCCCGGCCTGTAGTCCTGGCCGAAGTGCAGTCCGCGACGGTGAGCCAACAGGTTGACCTGATGCTGCAGACTTCGGACAACTACCTGGCCGAGGTCTTGGGACGGATGGCTGCCGCGGCCACGGGTCAGCCGGCCACCAACGATGCCGCCACCGCCACGGTGCGTGCCCAGCTCACAGAGCTGGGCATTCCCACGGACACCATGAGGCTCGCGGATGTGTGCGGGCTGGCGCTGGACAACCAGGTCTCGGCACGGCAGTTCGCGGAAGTGGTGCGCGCCATCACCTCAGGCACGGACACCCGGCTCCGCGCTGCTCTGGCCGGCTTTCCGGTGGCTGGCCTCACCGGAACCCTGGACACGCGGTACGGGGACGATTCAACGTCTGGCGGTGCCGGTCTGGTGCGGGCCAAGACAGGGACTCTGAACTCGGTGATCGCGCTCAGCGGCTACGTGGTGGACGCGGACGGCCGCCTGCTGGTCTTCTCCTTCATCGGCAACGGCCTCAGGCCCGGAGCAGACGGCAACAAGGAGGCCCTGGACCGAGCCGCCACCGCGCTCGCGGCCTGCGGCTGCAGCTAG
- a CDS encoding inorganic diphosphatase, with amino-acid sequence MKHDVTIEIPKGSRVKYEVDHETGRVRLDRVLFTSMQYPTHYGFFENTLGEDGDPLDALVLLQDFDLHPGVIVESRPIGVFNMTDDGGGDAKVLCVPVDARFDHIQEVTDVSEFLIKEIEHFFTRYKDLEPGKWVKAEGWGDRAAAEAELEASIKRYVPAAH; translated from the coding sequence ATGAAGCATGACGTCACCATCGAGATCCCCAAGGGGTCCCGCGTCAAGTACGAAGTCGACCACGAGACCGGCCGCGTCCGCCTGGACCGCGTCCTCTTCACCTCCATGCAGTACCCCACACACTACGGATTTTTCGAGAACACGCTGGGCGAAGACGGCGACCCGCTGGATGCACTGGTGCTCCTGCAGGACTTCGATCTGCACCCCGGCGTCATTGTGGAGTCCCGCCCCATCGGCGTCTTCAACATGACCGACGACGGCGGCGGAGACGCCAAGGTCCTCTGCGTCCCGGTTGACGCCCGCTTTGACCACATCCAGGAAGTCACCGATGTCAGCGAATTCCTGATTAAGGAAATCGAGCACTTCTTCACCCGCTACAAGGACCTGGAGCCGGGCAAGTGGGTCAAGGCCGAAGGCTGGGGCGACCGCGCCGCCGCCGAGGCCGAGCTGGAAGCGTCCATCAAGCGTTACGTCCCGGCAGCGCACTAA
- a CDS encoding carboxylesterase family protein: MSSEPSFEPPCGPVTGWRDGDVVRATGIPYATAGRFQPPVSAPAWTSVFAATSPSPACPQGPVPFLDDILGTRYGELPGSEDCQCLSITVPGDLTDGELVPVMVWLHGGSYTSGSGDLAIFDPKALVAENRVIVVSVTYRLGLFGYLATGTGRPANLGLLDQLEAFRWVQRNIAAFGGDPERVTAFGQSAGGDAVAHLMATPEAPTLFQRAIIQSAPLGITRGRERMSRAMGIAAEAVTENTPAMDVVAIEDRVSQVARKYGLMAAMPFGTQYGHAPLPPETGVESAWNTTAPDIEVLIGHTSEEARLFLPRSPLVSLLGKVPVLGSAAVRMISWVVTEAVYGRAARKFARRHARAGGKAHSYVLSWGAPGNYYGAAHTVDLPLLFGNQKTWAAAGLLDGATWEEINDVGRALRGLWASFARGNGLGDSGGIPRAFHYRSA, from the coding sequence GTGAGTTCCGAACCTTCGTTTGAACCGCCCTGCGGTCCGGTCACCGGCTGGCGGGACGGTGACGTGGTGCGCGCAACGGGAATCCCGTATGCCACTGCCGGCCGCTTCCAACCCCCGGTGAGTGCACCGGCCTGGACCTCGGTTTTTGCCGCGACATCACCCTCCCCGGCCTGTCCACAGGGCCCGGTGCCCTTCCTGGACGACATCCTGGGCACCCGGTACGGCGAGCTCCCCGGAAGTGAGGACTGCCAGTGCCTTTCGATCACTGTGCCGGGCGACCTTACCGACGGCGAGCTGGTCCCGGTGATGGTGTGGCTGCACGGCGGTTCGTATACTTCGGGTTCCGGGGACCTGGCGATCTTTGACCCCAAGGCCCTTGTTGCCGAGAACCGGGTCATCGTCGTCTCCGTAACGTACCGCCTGGGCTTGTTCGGATATTTGGCAACAGGCACGGGCCGTCCCGCGAACCTCGGTCTCCTGGACCAGCTCGAAGCGTTCCGTTGGGTGCAGCGCAATATCGCCGCCTTCGGGGGCGACCCGGAACGCGTCACCGCTTTCGGGCAGTCCGCAGGAGGCGACGCGGTAGCCCACCTCATGGCGACTCCGGAAGCGCCCACCTTGTTCCAGCGGGCCATCATCCAGAGCGCACCGCTGGGCATCACCCGCGGCCGGGAGCGAATGAGCCGCGCCATGGGGATCGCGGCGGAGGCCGTCACGGAGAACACCCCTGCTATGGACGTCGTGGCTATTGAGGACCGCGTTTCCCAGGTGGCGCGGAAATACGGGCTAATGGCGGCCATGCCGTTCGGTACCCAATACGGGCACGCCCCGTTGCCGCCGGAAACCGGGGTTGAGTCGGCATGGAACACAACAGCTCCTGACATCGAGGTGCTGATCGGGCACACGTCTGAAGAGGCACGCCTGTTCCTGCCACGCAGCCCCCTGGTCAGCCTGCTGGGCAAAGTCCCGGTTCTCGGCAGTGCGGCCGTCAGGATGATCAGCTGGGTGGTGACGGAAGCGGTGTATGGCAGGGCAGCCCGGAAGTTCGCACGCCGCCACGCCCGCGCCGGCGGCAAGGCCCACAGCTACGTACTCTCCTGGGGAGCACCCGGCAACTACTACGGCGCCGCCCACACCGTGGACCTGCCGCTGCTGTTTGGAAACCAGAAGACCTGGGCAGCTGCCGGGCTTCTCGACGGCGCCACCTGGGAAGAGATCAACGACGTCGGACGGGCGCTGCGTGGGCTGTGGGCATCTTTTGCCCGCGGGAACGGCCTGGGCGATAGCGGCGGCATCCCCCGCGCGTTTCACTACCGCTCGGCGTAG
- a CDS encoding phosphoketolase family protein, whose amino-acid sequence MAGSMGQDELEHVDRWWRAANYLSVGQIYLRSNALLRKPLTAEDTKSRLLGHWGTTPGLNFVYAHLNRLIRRDSHEMLFVAGPGHGGPAVVANAWLEGTYSEIYGHVRNDEAGMAELFRQFSYPGGIPSHAAPETPGSISEGGELGYALAHAYGSVFDNPQLITAVVIGDGEAETGPLAASWHSHNFVDPAADGAVLPILHLNGYKIANPTILARMPEEQLEQLLRGYGHEPYFVTVSDPDDTAHAHRDFAAALEDCVAGIRAIQDSRRAPGKEDGHEADGAPRWPMIVLRSPKGWTGPRTVDGQQVEGTWRSHQVPLAEVRTNTEHLQQLEEWLLSYRPEELFDGDGRLRPDIAETAPTGNFRMSATPHANGGLLRRALELPAYAEHAVDVAEPGTERVSPMITLGSWMRDVISLNMETFRLFGPDETASNRLQNVYEVTDKVWQYRIDDADEHLARSGRVLEVLSEHLCQGWLEGYLLTGRHGVFSCYEAFIHIVDSMFNQHAKWLKVHRKLHWRQPVASLNYLLSSHVWQQDHNGFSHQDPGFIDHAINKKAEVIRVYLPPDVNTLLSVMEHCLASTDYVNIVVSGKQPSPTWLGPADAAHHCRRGLGIWEFAGSEVPGEEPDVVLACAGDVPTVETVAAAELLREGAPGLKIRVVNVVDLMRLQDSSEHPHGLPKRDFDGIFTADKPIIFAYHGYPALIHRLAYRRTNQEGLHVRGYKEEGTTTTPFDMAMLNGIDRFQLAIDAIDRVPGLAEKHSLLRQALQDRQILAREHTRTHGEDPEEIRNWSLGAYAER is encoded by the coding sequence ATGGCCGGCAGCATGGGGCAGGACGAACTGGAACACGTGGACCGTTGGTGGCGGGCAGCAAACTACCTTTCCGTAGGGCAGATATACCTGCGCTCCAACGCGCTGCTGCGGAAACCGCTGACCGCCGAGGACACCAAATCCCGCCTCCTGGGGCATTGGGGCACCACCCCCGGGCTGAACTTTGTTTACGCCCACCTGAACCGGCTGATCCGCAGGGACTCCCACGAAATGCTCTTTGTCGCGGGGCCCGGCCACGGCGGACCCGCGGTGGTGGCCAACGCCTGGCTGGAGGGGACCTACTCCGAAATCTACGGCCACGTACGCAATGATGAGGCCGGGATGGCTGAACTGTTCCGGCAGTTTTCGTACCCGGGCGGCATCCCCAGCCATGCTGCGCCGGAGACCCCTGGATCCATCAGCGAAGGCGGCGAGCTGGGCTACGCGCTGGCACACGCGTACGGTTCGGTGTTCGACAATCCCCAGCTGATCACAGCCGTCGTGATCGGAGACGGTGAAGCGGAAACCGGACCGCTGGCGGCGAGCTGGCATTCGCATAACTTCGTGGACCCCGCAGCGGACGGCGCCGTGCTGCCCATCCTGCACCTGAACGGCTACAAGATCGCCAACCCCACCATCCTGGCGCGCATGCCGGAGGAGCAGCTGGAGCAGCTCCTGCGCGGCTACGGACACGAACCCTACTTTGTGACGGTCTCGGATCCGGACGACACTGCCCACGCGCACCGCGACTTTGCCGCGGCGCTCGAAGACTGCGTGGCCGGAATCCGCGCCATCCAGGACTCACGCCGCGCTCCCGGCAAGGAAGACGGCCACGAAGCGGACGGCGCACCGCGGTGGCCCATGATTGTGCTGCGCTCACCCAAGGGCTGGACAGGCCCGCGAACGGTGGACGGACAGCAGGTGGAGGGCACGTGGCGGAGCCACCAGGTTCCGCTGGCCGAAGTCCGCACCAACACTGAGCACCTGCAGCAGTTGGAGGAGTGGCTGCTGTCGTACCGGCCGGAGGAATTGTTCGACGGCGACGGCCGGCTCCGGCCTGACATCGCGGAGACCGCACCCACCGGGAACTTCCGCATGAGCGCCACGCCGCACGCCAACGGCGGGCTGCTGCGCCGTGCGCTGGAGCTGCCGGCCTACGCCGAACACGCGGTGGACGTGGCGGAGCCAGGAACCGAGCGGGTCAGCCCCATGATCACGCTGGGCTCCTGGATGCGCGACGTCATCTCGCTGAACATGGAGACGTTCCGCCTCTTCGGCCCCGACGAAACGGCATCCAACCGGCTCCAGAACGTCTACGAGGTCACCGACAAGGTGTGGCAGTATCGGATCGACGACGCCGACGAGCACCTTGCCCGCTCCGGCCGGGTCCTGGAGGTGCTTAGCGAGCACCTGTGCCAAGGCTGGCTGGAGGGCTACCTCCTGACGGGCCGGCATGGCGTGTTCAGCTGCTACGAGGCCTTCATCCACATCGTTGACTCGATGTTCAACCAACACGCAAAGTGGCTGAAGGTCCATCGGAAACTCCACTGGCGCCAGCCCGTGGCCTCCCTGAACTACCTGCTGTCCTCCCACGTCTGGCAGCAGGACCACAACGGCTTTTCGCATCAGGATCCGGGCTTCATCGACCACGCGATCAACAAGAAGGCCGAGGTCATCCGGGTATACCTGCCGCCGGACGTGAACACCCTGCTTTCCGTCATGGAACACTGCCTGGCATCAACGGACTACGTGAACATCGTGGTCAGCGGCAAACAGCCCTCGCCTACCTGGCTTGGACCTGCAGACGCGGCGCACCACTGCCGGCGAGGTCTGGGCATCTGGGAGTTCGCGGGTTCGGAGGTGCCGGGGGAGGAGCCAGACGTTGTGCTGGCCTGCGCCGGCGATGTCCCCACCGTGGAGACGGTGGCAGCGGCCGAACTGCTCAGGGAGGGGGCTCCGGGCCTGAAGATCCGGGTGGTCAACGTGGTGGACCTGATGCGGCTCCAGGATTCGAGTGAGCATCCGCATGGACTCCCGAAGCGGGACTTTGACGGGATATTCACCGCGGACAAGCCGATCATTTTCGCGTACCACGGCTATCCGGCGCTGATCCACCGGCTGGCTTACCGCCGTACCAACCAGGAGGGACTGCACGTACGCGGCTACAAGGAGGAGGGGACCACCACCACGCCGTTCGACATGGCCATGCTCAATGGCATCGACCGCTTCCAGCTGGCCATCGATGCCATTGACCGGGTGCCGGGCCTGGCCGAAAAGCACTCGCTGCTGCGCCAAGCCCTGCAGGACCGGCAAATTCTAGCCCGCGAACACACCCGGACCCACGGCGAGGATCCGGAGGAAATCCGGAACTGGTCGCTCGGCGCCTACGCCGAGCGGTAG